Proteins co-encoded in one Xanthomonas campestris pv. badrii genomic window:
- a CDS encoding SDR family oxidoreductase produces MAHASPLILVTGASGQLGALVVDALLAHVPASRIVATARDAASLAGFAKRDITVRQADYADPHSLDQAFAGVGRVLLVSSNAVGARVPQHRNVIEAAKRAGVELLAYTSILHADTSTLSLAEEHVATEALLRDSGVPHVLLRNGWYTENYTGAIAAEVEHGGAMGSSGEGKISAATRADYAAAAAAVLASDAPQAGQVYELAGDTAFTMDEYAAEVSRQSGKPVAYHDLPEADYAAALVQVGVPAGFAQVLAQCSASSRGGSLFDDSHTLSRLIGRPTTPLREAVAAALAAH; encoded by the coding sequence ATGGCACATGCTTCCCCCCTGATTCTTGTCACCGGTGCCAGCGGGCAACTGGGCGCGTTGGTCGTCGACGCATTGCTTGCGCACGTGCCTGCCAGCCGCATCGTAGCAACGGCCCGTGATGCTGCGTCACTCGCCGGGTTCGCAAAACGCGACATCACGGTGCGTCAGGCCGACTACGCCGACCCGCACAGCCTGGACCAGGCGTTTGCCGGGGTCGGCCGGGTGCTGCTGGTGTCGTCCAATGCCGTTGGCGCACGCGTACCGCAGCATCGCAATGTGATCGAAGCCGCCAAGCGTGCCGGGGTCGAACTGCTCGCCTACACCAGCATCCTGCATGCCGACACCAGCACGCTGTCGCTGGCCGAAGAGCATGTGGCCACCGAGGCCCTGCTGCGCGACAGCGGCGTGCCGCATGTGCTGCTGCGCAACGGCTGGTACACCGAGAACTACACCGGCGCGATTGCGGCCGAGGTGGAGCACGGTGGGGCAATGGGCAGCTCGGGCGAGGGCAAGATCAGTGCGGCCACGCGCGCGGACTACGCGGCGGCAGCGGCGGCAGTGCTGGCGTCGGACGCGCCGCAGGCCGGGCAGGTCTATGAACTGGCAGGCGATACCGCCTTCACCATGGACGAGTACGCGGCAGAAGTGTCGCGGCAGTCGGGCAAGCCGGTGGCCTATCACGACCTTCCCGAGGCCGACTACGCCGCGGCGCTGGTGCAGGTGGGCGTGCCGGCCGGGTTTGCGCAGGTGCTGGCGCAGTGCTCGGCATCATCGCGCGGTGGCAGCCTGTTCGATGACAGCCACACGCTGAGCCGGCTGATCGGGCGCCCGACCACGCCATTGCGCGAGGCGGTGGCGGCGGCGCTGGCAGCGCACTGA
- a CDS encoding winged helix-turn-helix transcriptional regulator — MNAIALFPPPPSLEGPFDATKCPVRDVLDQIGDKWTLLILLTLIPGPSRFSAIQRAVPDISKRMLTQTLRNLERNGMITRKVYATKPPSVEYALSKLGIALLGPVSQLLNWAGEHHASIRAARERFDRAQQPATALDADDALA, encoded by the coding sequence GTGAATGCGATTGCCTTGTTTCCGCCGCCGCCTTCCCTCGAAGGCCCCTTCGACGCCACCAAGTGCCCCGTGCGCGATGTGCTGGACCAGATCGGCGACAAGTGGACCTTGCTGATCCTGTTGACGCTGATTCCCGGCCCGTCCCGCTTCAGCGCCATCCAGCGCGCGGTGCCGGACATCTCCAAGCGGATGCTGACCCAGACCCTGCGCAACCTCGAGCGCAACGGCATGATCACCCGCAAGGTCTACGCCACCAAGCCGCCCAGCGTGGAGTACGCGCTCTCCAAGCTCGGTATCGCGCTGCTGGGCCCGGTGTCGCAACTGCTGAACTGGGCAGGCGAACACCACGCCAGCATCCGCGCCGCCCGCGAGCGGTTCGATCGCGCCCAGCAACCGGCAACCGCACTGGACGCCGACGACGCCCTGGCCTGA
- a CDS encoding DUF5655 domain-containing protein — protein MGCGNFREGRWSERQRRKTGGRCRFGSFAGLDHDKHVDVPGMQSKVHAEGAAARLWHRRRRGCFTRSTRRACRSTLHLTFVATLGPVECVARARYVLLRSHRVFADVIVMRDAVRLAIHLHRAANPALFIKHVSDGTRFTVVAKLRSVDELEAMRPFLVEAYEQSLA, from the coding sequence ATGGGTTGTGGCAACTTTAGGGAAGGTCGGTGGTCTGAGCGCCAGCGACGCAAGACCGGGGGACGTTGCCGCTTCGGCTCCTTTGCAGGGCTAGATCATGACAAGCACGTGGATGTGCCCGGCATGCAATCGAAAGTTCACGCGGAAGGGGCAGCGGCACGCCTGTGGCACCGGCGACGCAGAGGGTGTTTTACGCGATCGACCAGAAGGGCTTGTCGCTCTACGCTGCACTTGACCTTTGTGGCAACCCTTGGGCCGGTCGAGTGTGTGGCCCGAGCGCGCTATGTGCTGCTGCGCAGCCACCGCGTGTTTGCGGATGTGATCGTGATGCGCGATGCCGTGCGGCTGGCGATTCACCTGCATCGCGCTGCGAACCCCGCGCTCTTCATCAAGCATGTGTCGGATGGAACTCGCTTCACCGTGGTTGCGAAGCTGCGGTCGGTGGATGAGCTTGAAGCCATGAGGCCATTCTTGGTGGAGGCGTATGAGCAATCGCTGGCCTGA
- a CDS encoding VOC family protein, whose protein sequence is MQLHYLEIVTTDVDAVCAAYCSADGVQFGEPVAELGNARTATLANGGLIGVRAPLRGTEDPVVRPYWLVKDIEAAFAAIVQAGGKVGVPPMEIPGRGKFAIYLHAGNDHGLWQL, encoded by the coding sequence ATGCAGCTTCACTATCTCGAGATCGTGACAACAGACGTGGACGCGGTATGCGCGGCTTACTGCTCAGCGGATGGAGTGCAATTTGGAGAGCCTGTCGCAGAACTTGGCAACGCACGTACGGCTACATTGGCCAACGGTGGCTTGATTGGTGTTCGCGCACCATTGCGCGGCACTGAAGATCCAGTGGTACGGCCCTACTGGCTAGTGAAGGACATCGAGGCTGCTTTTGCCGCTATCGTCCAGGCTGGCGGCAAGGTTGGCGTGCCGCCGATGGAAATTCCCGGACGTGGAAAATTTGCCATCTATCTGCACGCCGGCAACGATCATGGGTTGTGGCAACTTTAG
- a CDS encoding DUF3224 domain-containing protein, which produces MNEVARGEFVVKLLPLAFEGQAEGSKLGRMSIDKTISGDLVATSKGQMLSAMTLVQGSAGYVAIETVEGSLKGKKGTFVLQHTGIMNQGSPSLSVTMVPDSGTGELVGLAGDFNIHIAAGKHS; this is translated from the coding sequence GTGAATGAAGTCGCCAGGGGTGAATTTGTAGTCAAGCTGCTACCGCTTGCCTTCGAAGGTCAAGCCGAAGGTTCAAAGCTCGGTCGAATGTCCATCGACAAGACGATATCCGGCGACCTGGTCGCGACGAGCAAAGGCCAGATGCTGAGCGCGATGACGTTAGTCCAGGGCTCAGCCGGGTACGTTGCCATCGAGACCGTCGAAGGCTCCTTGAAAGGCAAGAAAGGAACCTTCGTCCTTCAACATACCGGAATAATGAACCAAGGAAGCCCAAGCCTATCGGTCACCATGGTTCCCGATTCCGGCACTGGTGAGCTTGTTGGTCTGGCCGGTGACTTCAACATCCACATTGCAGCTGGCAAACACAGCTAA